From a region of the Megalops cyprinoides isolate fMegCyp1 chromosome 13, fMegCyp1.pri, whole genome shotgun sequence genome:
- the parvab gene encoding parvin, alpha b, with protein MASSPQKSPSSPKSPTPKSPPSRKKDDSFLGKLGGTLARRKKAKEVSELQEEGMNAINLPLSPIPFELDPEDTMLEENEVRTMVDPNSRNDPKLQELMKVLIDWINDVLVGERIIVKDLAEDLYDGQVLQKLFEKLEGEKLNVAEVTQSEIAQKQKLQTVLEKINDTLRVSPRNVKWNVDSVHAKSVVAILHLLVALSQHFRAPIRLPDHVSIQVVVVQKREGILQSRQIQEEITGNTEALSGRHERDAFDTLFDHAPDKLNVVKKTLITFVNKHLNKLNLEVSELDTQFADGVYLVLLMGLLEGYFVPLYNFFLTPENFEQKVHNVSFSFELMQDGGLEKPKPRPEDIVNCDLKSTLRVLYNLFTKYRNVD; from the exons ATGGCTTCTTCGCCGCAGAAATCTCCGTCTTCTCCCAAATCGCCGACTCCTAAATCTCCACCCTCAAGAAAGAAAGATGACTCGTTTCTCGGGAAACTTGGAGGAACTTTGGCAAGaaggaaaaaggcaaaagaag tgtctGAACTCCAGGAAGAAGGGATGAATGCCATCAACTTGCCGCTCAGCCCCATCCCCTTTGAGCTGGACCCAGAGGATACCATGCTCG AGGAAAACGAGGTCCGCACCATGGTTGATCCCAACTCCAGGAACGACCCCAAACTGCAGGAGCTCATGAAG GTGCTCATAGACTGGATCAACGACGTGCTGGTCGGGGAAAGGATCATCGTTAAGGACCTGGCTGAGGATCTTTATGATGGCCAGGTTCTTCAGAAGCTCTTTG AGAAGCTGGAGGGGGAGAAGCTTAACGTGGCCGAGGTGACGCAGTCGGAGATCGCCCAGAAACAGAAGCTCCAGACGGTGCTGGAGAAGATCAACGACACACTGCGGGTCTCTCCCCGGAACGTCAAGTGGAACGTTGACT CGGTCCACGCGAAGAGTGTGGTGGCCATCCTTCACCTGCTGGTGGCGCTGTCCCAGCACTTCCGAGCACCCATCAGACTCCCAGACCATGTGTCCATTCAAGTGGTGGTGGTTCAG AAACGAGAGGGGATTCTGCAGTCCAGGCAAATCCAGGAGGAGATCACTGGCAATACTGA GGCCTTATCAGGAAGACAtg AGCGGGACGCATTTGACACCTTGTTTGACCACGCGCCGGACAAGCTCAATGTTGTCAAAAAG ACCCTGATCACCTTTGTGAACAAGCACTTGAACAAGCTGAATCTGGAGGTCTCTGAACTGGACACACAG TTTGCCGATGGGGTGTACCTTGTGTTGCTGATGGGACTCCTGGAGGGGTACTTCGTTCCCCTCTACAACTTCTTCCTCACCCCTGAAAACTTTGAACAAAAG GTGCACAATGTGTCATTCTCCTTTGAGCTGATGCAGGACGGAGGCTTGGAGAAGCCCAAACCCAGACCTGAGG ATATCGTGAATTGCGACCTGAAGTCGACATTGAGGGTGCTCTACAACCTCTTTACCAAATACAGGAATGTGGACTAA